GATTGGATTTTTATCTATCTTTTTTCGGGCGAGTCCATAAGTATATTATTTCTGCACTGACAATATTGTAGAGGAAGGTGTCGAACGTGTCACAGCAGTACTCCTTACTCTTTACCCCATGCACAATAACATCCCGCACATAAACAAAGGAGCAAGGGCAAGGGTATCGGCATCGGATAGCCGACCTGCTGCTCGAATAGGATGCAAGTTCCGAGACGGGATAGCGCAGGAATTAAGGAATTAAGAATTAAGCATCCCGACCGGCCGGAGACTAATGACGTGCTCCACCGGCTTTCCGTGGCGCCGTTTCGGTGCCGTTTGCCGGGGCTTGTTAGGGAacaagggaaaaaaaaaatgataAGAGGATCTTTATGATTTTATATACAGAACCACCCTGGTTAGTCGCATTCctgcttcttgttcttccggTCCTGGGTTAGCAGTGGTATGTTGAGCCTTACTGCAGATTGATGTCATTCGATATCCGAACTGTAAGGAAAGCCATTGTCTACTAGCGACTATATAGAGCTGCTGGCCAGAGGTTGAATCCGATATCGACAATGGCACTGAACCTTCCAACAGAGCTCATCCAATCCATCCTGCACTTCACAGATACAGAAACATACCACTCAGCGCGATTCACATCTCGTCACTGGTACAATGCCGCGTCCACACCTTACATGCTCCGGAAAGCACTCGAGCAAACACCAATACTCCTGCCGGCGTTGGATTCCATGACTGAaatcaaatggaacactCTTTTCAATGAGGTCTCGCGGCTGAACCTCTTCGATCACCGATTACGATGTCACAAGACGATATCCAAGGGTGATCTACCCCAGGGAAGTGCAGCGTCTACACCACTAGCGACCTCTCACGACGGCAACAAGATAGCACTCCTAAAGGGCTCCCAAATCACCATCTATGACCATAATGACGGGAGCAAATTCGATCTCACCCTCTCGCAATCCCTCTACCCCCTCTGGACAAGCGTCTGCCGCGCACTACTCGAAGGCGGCGCCAGCCACGGCGCAAACCAGGGCTATGCGCGACACCAGCTTGCCGTGTCTTCGAATTCCAGTCTAGTTGCCGTGGGACTGGGGAAGACGACTCAGATATACGATTATAAGGATCCAGATAACCTTGGCTCTCCTGTTGAGTATGTGCTAGGTCAGACAGAGACGGTGTTTAGTTCGTCTTCACCTGCACCTGGGCCGAATTACCGGGAAACGGATGGCGTGGTTGAGTCGTTGGAGTTTGTGCAAGATGATGGGGATATGCTTCTGCGCGTAGCGATTGGGAAGGAGTCGAATCCGAATCGAACGTGTCGGGTGCGGTATCTCGGTGATCTGTCTCATTCGACCCAAGAGCAGTCAGCTCTCGAGTACTGGCGCCAGAATATCAACCGGGTATACCTTGACTCGGTAGCACTAGCTACCATATTACCAAACAACGACTACAAAACCGCGTTCAATGGTATCCGTCTTCTCCCACGATCACCATCAACAACATCGCGTTCTTTTATCACAGCGCTCAAAACGCAAGATCTCCAAGGCTACTGCATAGCAACCGTCACAccatcctcatcaccacTACCAGACGACGAAGAGCAGCAGATAATAATATCACACTACCTCCCCTCGAAAACCAACCATCTCACCCCATTAAGCCACTCGCCAACCTCCAAAGTAACAGCCACCTCCGATCCCACCAATATCTCGCTGATAGACCAAACCTTAAATGACAAAGCTGTTGTTGCTCAAAACCTCCACGCCGCGCATAGCAATCGCTGGGACACCATCCATCTCCCCGCAGTTACTGCGAGAAACCCGTTGATTAGTGTCTCGGATGATGGACGACTACTTGTTGTTTATGAGCAGGGAACGGGGCATTCATTTCGGTATATGGCTGGTGGTGGGCTGTATATCTTTAGCCTTGATGCTTCTATCACTGGGgcggtcggtaatgaagagAAGACAGTGCAGCCATGGTCGTATTTGTTGGACAtcgttgatgttgatgttgagaGGGTCAAAATTGCGAAATCAGAGGCCGGAAACAGGACGAATGGTTACACCGTGACTGCAACGGCATTAAATGGACAACGGGTGATGGAATGGCGTTTGGGTTGATTTACTATGCTCATAGACTTGCATTTAGACTTGCattgatggcgttgaattACTCTTAATGATAATAACTAATCACATGATCATTTATCTACTACAACTCAACATCTAGCAAGCAAAGTAAAGAATGATTATGTCCAATTAGGGTATCGTATCAGGTATCTATTCGCTACCCGACAGACAAGTCTTGATAGCTTCAACATgcgtatgtgtatgtgtatgtctGCTGCCCTGCCATAACTAGTAAGAcaaacagaagaaaagaatgtGGATTAATTAATAACTGGGGTCAGGGGTCAGGGTCAGGGTCAGGTAAGAGTTGGTGATTGTACAGTTAAACTCGTATGGAAAGTCCACAAAATCAACAGGGTGGTATCAGGGAAGTCAGATGAGAAAAGAGACAGACATATATGTGTacagaaagaaggaaagatcGTAAATCACACTAGCATGACAAATGTCCAAACGTTCAAACAAATTCAAGatgaaaataaaaagaagaGGATTAATCGGAAGTTATCCCCGGGCCAAATGGCTCAGAAACAGCCTCGAGCATAGGCTCAAGCCCATCTTGCATTTCCGTGGTCTCAATATTCTCCGGAGTCTCCGTAGTTGTCCTGGTTGTGTTCTTAGGCGATGCAGAAACCATCTCATCTACTATGCTTTCCGCTTCTCCGTCCTCTGGGAACGGCTCCTCCTCATGTTCGTAGGTGGTCGACTCAGCGTCCTGATCATAGCTCGACCGTCGAAGGAGCGGCGGAGTCTTGGGAGGTTCTTGCATAACACCAGCGCCCTGGCGCGCAGAGAGCGATCGTGGCGTCGGGTTGAACGATCTCAACGGACGACTTTCAGATGTACGTCGCGACCCGGGTGCGTTTGCTCTGGGAGCCTGGCGGGCGTTGGATCCCGGTGGTGTCAGGAGTCCCGAAAGGAAGTTACTGGCGTTGCTGGGCTTGGACGGTGTTTGGTCAGTGGTCGAGTTTTCTCTTGTACGGCGCCAGCTACCCCATGCGGCTGCTGCGGCCAAGGGGAGGTTGCGCGGCGATGAGGCCAACTCGGTAATGGATGGGAGGGATGGGAAACTCTGGCCCGACATAGCGCGTTCTCGCTCCTGTAGCTGCATTTGCAAGTTGGCTCTCAAGCGAATAGCAGCGTCGCGCACGGCGTGCTGGTTGAAAGAGGGCTTCGATAAGGTGTTGATGATATCCTGGAGATCGTCGAGTCGGACACCAAGCAGTTCACGAAGCCAGGTGATCTCGGTATTTCTCTCCTTGAGTTTGTTGGGCGCTTCCTTGTCAACGGAGCCGATTTCTTGCTCAAGCTCGTCGATGCGCGACTCCCG
This Aspergillus chevalieri M1 DNA, chromosome 3, nearly complete sequence DNA region includes the following protein-coding sequences:
- a CDS encoding F-box protein (InterPro:IPR001810,IPR036047;~PFAM:PF00646;~go_function: GO:0005515 - protein binding [Evidence IEA]) translates to MALNLPTELIQSILHFTDTETYHSARFTSRHWYNAASTPYMLRKALEQTPILLPALDSMTEIKWNTLFNEVSRLNLFDHRLRCHKTISKGDLPQGSAASTPLATSHDGNKIALLKGSQITIYDHNDGSKFDLTLSQSLYPLWTSVCRALLEGGASHGANQGYARHQLAVSSNSSLVAVGLGKTTQIYDYKDPDNLGSPVEYVLGQTETVFSSSSPAPGPNYRETDGVVESLEFVQDDGDMLLRVAIGKESNPNRTCRVRYLGDLSHSTQEQSALEYWRQNINRVYLDSVALATILPNNDYKTAFNGIRLLPRSPSTTSRSFITALKTQDLQGYCIATVTPSSSPLPDDEEQQIIISHYLPSKTNHLTPLSHSPTSKVTATSDPTNISLIDQTLNDKAVVAQNLHAAHSNRWDTIHLPAVTARNPLISVSDDGRLLVVYEQGTGHSFRYMAGGGLYIFSLDASITGAVGNEEKTVQPWSYLLDIVDVDVERVKIAKSEAGNRTNGYTVTATALNGQRVMEWRLG